Proteins encoded in a region of the Cytobacillus pseudoceanisediminis genome:
- a CDS encoding YheC/YheD family endospore coat-associated protein gives MSVSLLPITIVPVKMFQENQFRIKISHSLVHYWNIDLQMPHLLQIGKHTFQITIEGANITKDELGFSEPLLQECCLPIEDLHFVASYSRKDLTITAGPIIGLMTDFNDNGEEPDFRSIHSFCEELHEVVSNMGGFFYVFHFRDFIAGSLHGYCLQDRKWIKSPVPLPSVIYNRIHSRILEASTSFQSFKNSLIKFNIPVFNDRFLSKQEVHDLLFSEDHMQPYLPDTAIANEQTIKDMLARHRLLFLKPVHGSQGRNIIRLSLNGEEIMTELSTGNGRENTITFKNYTRFVQWFQQYQRKSIFLAQQAIPLQTFKNRQLDFRVLCHKNFQDIWKATSAVARISAEQQFVSNIARGGEIMKPLRIFSLLSDQKTAVQQLALLKELAVETATIISQKCEGLVGELGIDIGLDTNGKLWIIEVNSKPSKNFEDKEKRVRPSAKALIEYATALSFIQKGGLQHAFIRNHDIEQTE, from the coding sequence CGGTAAAAATGTTTCAGGAAAATCAATTTCGCATTAAAATTAGCCATTCTCTCGTCCATTACTGGAATATTGATTTGCAAATGCCCCATTTGCTGCAGATCGGCAAGCACACCTTTCAGATAACCATTGAAGGAGCAAACATTACGAAAGATGAGCTTGGTTTCAGTGAGCCGCTTCTTCAGGAATGCTGCTTGCCAATTGAAGATCTCCATTTTGTTGCCAGTTATTCCAGAAAGGACCTTACTATTACTGCCGGACCGATTATAGGGCTGATGACAGATTTCAATGATAATGGCGAAGAGCCTGATTTCCGCTCTATTCATTCTTTTTGCGAAGAATTGCATGAAGTTGTTTCAAATATGGGAGGATTTTTTTATGTGTTTCACTTTCGGGACTTCATTGCAGGCAGTCTGCATGGATACTGCCTGCAGGATAGAAAATGGATAAAAAGTCCGGTTCCTTTGCCGAGTGTAATCTATAACCGGATTCACTCCCGAATACTTGAAGCAAGTACCTCTTTTCAATCATTTAAAAACAGCCTTATAAAATTTAATATCCCAGTGTTTAATGACCGTTTTCTATCAAAACAGGAAGTTCATGACCTGCTCTTTTCTGAGGATCATATGCAGCCTTATCTGCCTGATACGGCCATTGCAAATGAACAAACCATCAAAGATATGCTGGCCAGACACAGATTATTATTCCTAAAGCCCGTCCACGGCAGCCAGGGCCGGAATATTATCAGGCTAAGTTTAAACGGCGAAGAAATCATGACAGAACTATCGACCGGAAACGGCAGGGAGAATACAATCACTTTCAAAAATTATACCCGTTTTGTACAGTGGTTCCAGCAATACCAAAGAAAATCAATTTTTCTGGCTCAGCAGGCCATCCCTCTGCAAACCTTTAAAAACAGGCAGCTTGATTTCCGGGTGCTCTGCCACAAAAATTTTCAGGATATCTGGAAAGCCACTTCTGCAGTGGCAAGGATTTCTGCTGAGCAGCAATTTGTTTCAAACATTGCCAGAGGCGGTGAAATCATGAAGCCTCTCAGAATTTTCTCGTTGCTGTCTGATCAGAAAACAGCGGTTCAGCAGCTGGCCTTATTGAAAGAGCTTGCTGTTGAAACAGCAACAATCATCAGCCAGAAATGCGAAGGGCTTGTCGGAGAACTCGGAATTGATATTGGTTTAGATACAAATGGAAAGCTATGGATCATCGAAGTGAATTCTAAGCCCTCTAAAAATTTCGAAGACAAAGAAAAAAGAGTAAGGCCATCAGCCAAGGCGCTGATCGAATATGCAACGGCTTTATCATTTATCCAAAAAGGAGGATTACAGCATGCTTTCATTCGGAATCATGACATTGAACAAACGGAGTGA
- a CDS encoding YheC/YheD family endospore coat-associated protein produces the protein MLSFGIMTLNKRSEQPYFMELARRANEYNINCFRFVPSDINPITERITGDFYNPASDGWEPAEFTAPEILYDRCFYGNDSHSKQCMSIVNWLKARSDIQFLGYGLPNKLELYEILSCTNISPYLLKTAPYTDADRFLDSLLPDHPLILKPASGSQGHGIYYIEKTGKNILVKTDKKNAQVSRSFESAEKAAGWLNNLTAKRQYLFQPYVNLSNKEEQPFDIRILLQKDMNGTWKELGRGIRAGRNGGIVSNLSTGGSNISFEDWIIEYPSSLRSFLCDELYDIIDTLPAALERKLPPLFEIGIDIGVENNGSIWILDINSKPGRKTILNSQPEKKEELYTAPLHYAKFLAANKELERSTNHEKTISN, from the coding sequence ATGCTTTCATTCGGAATCATGACATTGAACAAACGGAGTGAACAGCCATATTTTATGGAATTGGCCAGAAGAGCTAATGAATATAACATTAACTGCTTCCGGTTTGTGCCTTCAGATATCAATCCTATTACAGAAAGAATTACAGGTGATTTCTATAACCCTGCTTCAGACGGATGGGAGCCAGCAGAATTTACAGCGCCAGAAATCCTTTATGATCGCTGTTTTTACGGAAATGATTCCCACTCGAAACAATGCATGTCCATCGTGAATTGGCTCAAGGCAAGAAGTGACATCCAATTTCTTGGCTACGGCTTGCCTAATAAGCTTGAATTATATGAAATCCTCTCCTGCACAAACATTTCACCCTATTTGCTGAAAACAGCACCCTATACTGATGCTGACAGGTTCTTAGACAGCCTCCTGCCTGATCATCCCCTCATCTTAAAACCCGCTAGCGGTTCACAGGGGCACGGAATCTATTATATTGAGAAAACAGGCAAAAACATTCTTGTTAAAACAGATAAAAAGAATGCTCAGGTTTCCCGCAGCTTTGAAAGCGCTGAAAAAGCAGCGGGCTGGCTTAATAACCTGACCGCAAAACGGCAGTACCTCTTCCAGCCATATGTGAATCTATCGAACAAGGAAGAACAGCCCTTTGATATAAGGATTTTGCTTCAAAAGGACATGAATGGCACCTGGAAGGAGCTGGGCCGGGGCATCCGGGCAGGCAGAAATGGCGGCATCGTTTCCAATTTAAGCACTGGCGGCAGCAATATTTCTTTTGAGGACTGGATTATTGAATACCCATCTTCATTGAGGAGTTTTCTTTGCGATGAGCTTTATGACATTATCGATACTCTTCCCGCTGCGCTTGAACGAAAGCTTCCTCCGCTATTTGAAATAGGAATTGATATTGGAGTGGAAAACAACGGCTCCATTTGGATTCTGGATATTAACTCAAAACCAGGCAGAAAAACCATCCTGAACAGCCAGCCTGAAAAGAAGGAAGAATTATATACTGCTCCCCTTCACTATGCCAAATTCCTGGCAGCCAATAAGGAATTAGAAAGGAGTACGAATCATGAGAAAACAATATCAAATTGA